The Haloferax sp. Atlit-12N region AGGATGTCTGAGGACGACTACGCTGTTCTTCTTGCTGATCAACCACGCGAGTTCTTGAGTGTCGCCGATGAGAAGACGACACGAATTTGCAAGGAGAAGCTGGGATACCTGAGCGAGAACCCATATCCAGGGCGAGGACGCGGGGATAAAGAGAAGTTGCCCATCGACGGGCGACGTGATCGGTTCCGTATGCACGTCTCACGGACCTACACAGCGATTTACACCGTCTTGGAAGACGAAAAAGAGGTTCGCGTCGTCGAAATACTACCAATCGACGATGCCCACAAGCGATACGGTTTCTGACAATCTATTAAGTATCTCAATCCAGCGGTATCCTCGCGACTCAACGCGGGAGGAGATCA contains the following coding sequences:
- a CDS encoding type II toxin-antitoxin system RelE/ParE family toxin: MSEDDYAVLLADQPREFLSVADEKTTRICKEKLGYLSENPYPGRGRGDKEKLPIDGRRDRFRMHVSRTYTAIYTVLEDEKEVRVVEILPIDDAHKRYGF